In the genome of Meles meles chromosome 2, mMelMel3.1 paternal haplotype, whole genome shotgun sequence, one region contains:
- the OSTC gene encoding oligosaccharyltransferase complex subunit OSTC, which yields METLYRVPFLVLECPNLKLKKPPWVHMPSAMTVYALVVVSYFLITGGIIYDVIVEPPSVGSMTDEHGHQRPVAFLAYRVNGQYIMEGLASSFLFTMGGLGFIILDRSNAPNIPKLNRFLLLFIGFVCVLLSFFMARVFMRMKLPGYLMG from the exons ATGGAGACTTTGTACCGCGTCCCGTTCTTAGTGCTCGAATGCCCCAACCTGAAGCTGAAGAAGCCGCCCTGGGTGCACATGCCGTCGGCCATGACGGTGTATGCTCTGGTGGTGGTGTCTTACTTCCTCATCACCGGAG GAATAATTTATGATGTTATTGTTGAACCTCCAAGTGTTGGTTCTATGACTGATGAACATGGACATCAGAGACCAGTAGCTTTCTTGGCCTACAG AGTAAATGGACAATATATTATGGAAGGACTCGCATCCAGCTTCCTGTTTACAATGGGAGGTTTAGGTTTCATAATCTTGGACCGATCGAATGCACCAAACATTCCAAAACTCAATAGATTTCTTCTTCTATTCATTGGATTCGTCTGTGTCCTATTGAGTTTTTTCATGGCTAGAGTATTCATGAGA